In Deferrivibrio essentukiensis, the genomic stretch TTTTGTAGCAAAGTCAGCAGTAACACCCAATTTAGTGGCGATTACATATTTTTCATCATTTAAATCTTTATAAGATTTAACTTTGCCAGCAAGCTCTTTTTTAATCAATATGGTTTGTCCGACTACGATATTAGGGTCAGCAAAATTTACCTGCAAATTTCTCTGAGGTGTTATTGTCATCCCTGACATAATAATATCAAATTTTTCAGTAATAAGTGCCGGAATTATTCCATCCCAAGCGGTGTTGACAAGTGTAAGTTTTACGCCCATAGCTTTTGCCATTTGCTTAGCGATATCAACATCAAAACCGATAATTTCGCCATTTTTTGCTGTCATTTCAAAAGGTTTGTAGCCTGACTCAAGCCCTACTCTTAACTCGCCCCTTTTCATAATTTGATTAAGAGTCGACTTCTCCCATAATGAATTGTCACTTGCAAAAACACTTAGTGCCATTACAAAAACTAAAACTGTGCTTAAAAAAAGCTTCTTCATAGATC encodes the following:
- a CDS encoding transporter substrate-binding domain-containing protein translates to MKKLFLSTVLVFVMALSVFASDNSLWEKSTLNQIMKRGELRVGLESGYKPFEMTAKNGEIIGFDVDIAKQMAKAMGVKLTLVNTAWDGIIPALITEKFDIIMSGMTITPQRNLQVNFADPNIVVGQTILIKKELAGKVKSYKDLNDEKYVIATKLGVTADFATKKYMPKAKKNLFETESDAFQDFINGKADAFVYDLPLCAFYYADYKDKLVFLDQPFTYEPLAWAVRKGDPDFLNWLNNFLRQIKNDGTYDKIYEKWFKSDEWKKQVK